A genomic segment from Streptomyces sp. NBC_00654 encodes:
- a CDS encoding IucA/IucC family siderophore biosynthesis protein, with the protein MNPTPVPEADGPLSPQHRGQDGPAGPCTVEAATVPRQKAVPRRDRRISTGTPGSPAPADPLDHPDPFRAADAAGTENLLRCWTRENDLPRPGLGTLRIPLPATGTALLAPVLYWSATGAHRFGPPVLESAPEGAPPADAVTVAALLGREADRHGGTDLVARVADSVRHTAGFIAQRRRTPEAPAGYGPFLTAEQSLLLGHPMHPTPKSREGLSESESRRYSPESHGSFPLHWIAVDRSVLATGSSWTDHDGAVSAEALLAPHTDGLRVPENTAALPLHPWQAAELRRRPDVSALHDAGLLHDLGPHGEPWNPTSSVRTVYRPGANVMLKLTLGVRITNSRRENLRKELHRGAEVHRLLGTGLAAQWQQAHPGFDIIRDPAWLAVDSPDGRPVPGLDVMLRHNPFGPGDDAVCIAALTAQRPWPGRTQMSSRLAEIVSALAARTGRTTGAVCAEWFLRYLDRVVRPVLWLDATAGVALEAHQQNTLVLLDHDGWPIGGRYRDNQGYYFRESHRAELEHRLPGIGAVSDTFVSDPVTDERFAYYLGINNVFGLIGAFGAQRLADEQVLLAAFRRFLTGAAGMGSPLPTYLLETRQLRCKANLLTRMHGLDELEGPVDTQSVYVTIDNPLSP; encoded by the coding sequence GTGAACCCCACACCCGTACCCGAGGCCGACGGCCCTCTCTCCCCCCAGCACCGAGGGCAGGACGGACCGGCAGGCCCCTGCACGGTCGAGGCGGCGACGGTGCCGCGCCAGAAGGCCGTCCCCCGCAGAGACCGGCGCATCTCCACCGGCACCCCTGGCAGTCCGGCACCGGCGGACCCGCTGGACCACCCGGACCCGTTCCGGGCCGCGGACGCGGCGGGCACCGAGAACCTCCTGCGCTGCTGGACCCGGGAGAACGACCTGCCCCGCCCCGGCCTCGGCACCCTCCGCATCCCCCTCCCCGCCACCGGCACGGCTCTGCTCGCCCCGGTCCTCTACTGGTCCGCCACCGGAGCGCACCGCTTCGGCCCCCCGGTCCTGGAGAGCGCGCCCGAGGGCGCACCGCCCGCCGACGCCGTCACCGTCGCGGCACTCCTCGGCCGGGAGGCCGACCGCCACGGCGGCACCGATCTGGTGGCCAGGGTCGCCGACTCGGTACGCCACACCGCCGGCTTCATCGCCCAGCGGCGGCGTACGCCCGAAGCCCCCGCCGGGTACGGACCCTTCCTCACCGCCGAACAGTCCCTGCTGCTGGGACACCCGATGCACCCCACGCCCAAGAGCCGTGAAGGCCTCTCCGAGTCGGAATCCCGCCGCTACTCACCCGAGTCGCACGGCTCGTTCCCGCTCCACTGGATCGCCGTGGACCGTTCGGTGCTGGCCACCGGATCCTCCTGGACCGACCACGACGGCGCGGTCTCCGCCGAGGCACTCCTGGCCCCCCACACCGACGGACTCCGTGTCCCCGAGAACACCGCGGCGCTTCCGCTGCACCCCTGGCAGGCCGCCGAACTGCGCCGCCGCCCCGACGTCTCCGCGCTCCACGACGCGGGCCTGCTCCACGACCTCGGCCCGCACGGCGAGCCCTGGAACCCCACCTCCTCCGTCCGTACCGTGTACCGGCCCGGCGCGAACGTGATGCTCAAGCTCACCCTCGGCGTACGCATCACCAACTCCCGCCGCGAGAACCTCCGCAAGGAACTCCACCGGGGCGCGGAGGTCCACCGGCTGCTCGGCACGGGGCTCGCCGCACAGTGGCAGCAGGCCCACCCCGGCTTCGACATCATCAGGGACCCCGCCTGGCTCGCCGTCGACAGCCCGGACGGCCGCCCCGTACCGGGCCTCGACGTCATGCTCCGCCACAACCCGTTCGGACCGGGCGACGACGCCGTGTGCATCGCCGCACTCACCGCGCAGCGCCCCTGGCCGGGCCGCACCCAGATGAGTTCCCGGCTCGCGGAGATCGTCTCCGCACTGGCCGCGCGCACCGGCCGGACGACCGGAGCCGTCTGCGCCGAGTGGTTCCTGCGCTATCTCGACCGTGTCGTACGCCCCGTCCTCTGGCTGGACGCGACCGCGGGGGTGGCCCTGGAGGCCCATCAGCAGAACACGCTGGTGCTGCTCGACCACGACGGCTGGCCCATCGGCGGCCGCTACCGGGACAACCAGGGCTACTACTTCCGCGAGTCCCACCGTGCCGAGCTGGAACACCGGCTTCCCGGCATCGGTGCCGTCAGCGACACCTTCGTCTCCGACCCTGTCACCGACGAGCGCTTCGCCTACTACCTCGGCATCAACAACGTCTTCGGCCTCATCGGAGCCTTCGGCGCCCAGCGTCTCGCCGACGAGCAGGTGCTCCTCGCCGCCTTCCGCCGGTTCCTCACCGGGGCCGCGGGGATGGGATCGCCCCTGCCCACGTACCTCCTGGAGACCCGGCAACTGCGCTGCAAGGCCAATCTGCTGACCCGGATGCACGGCCTCGACGAGCTGGAGGGGCCGGTGGACACCCAGTCCGTGTACGTCACCATCGACAACCCGCTGAGCCCCTGA
- a CDS encoding GNAT family N-acetyltransferase: protein MPPADAHTGAEDTLDLRLSEELLALFRDESRAAGLRAAAFDLLGDPAAWRPVTTTAGEFRLVPVRLDRDLAVLSRWMNDPAVAAFWELAGPDTITADHLRPQLEGDGRSIPCLGVLGGTPMSYWEIYRADLDPLARHYPARPHDTGIHLLIGGVNNRGRGVGSTLLRAVADLVLDNLPLCARVVAEPDLRNIPSVSAFLSAGFRFCAEVELPAKRAALMVRDRAHRAQL from the coding sequence GTGCCCCCCGCAGACGCGCACACCGGCGCCGAGGACACCCTCGACCTGAGGCTCTCCGAGGAACTCCTGGCCCTGTTCCGCGACGAATCGAGGGCGGCCGGCCTCCGGGCAGCCGCCTTCGACCTGCTCGGCGATCCGGCCGCCTGGCGCCCCGTCACCACAACCGCCGGAGAGTTCCGGCTGGTACCGGTGCGCCTGGACCGCGACCTCGCCGTGCTCAGCCGCTGGATGAACGACCCGGCGGTCGCCGCGTTCTGGGAACTCGCCGGACCCGACACCATCACCGCCGACCACCTCCGGCCACAGCTCGAAGGCGACGGGCGCAGCATCCCCTGTCTCGGCGTGCTCGGGGGTACGCCCATGAGCTACTGGGAGATCTACCGGGCGGACCTGGACCCACTGGCGCGCCACTACCCGGCCCGTCCCCACGACACCGGCATCCATCTCCTCATCGGAGGCGTGAACAACCGGGGCCGGGGGGTCGGCAGCACACTGCTCCGCGCCGTCGCCGACCTCGTGCTCGACAACCTCCCCCTGTGCGCACGCGTCGTGGCCGAGCCGGACCTGCGCAACATCCCCTCCGTATCCGCGTTTCTCAGCGCCGGCTTCCGCTTCTGTGCCGAAGTGGAACTCCCCGCCAAGCGCGCCGCACTGATGGTCCGCGACCGAGCGCACCGTGCCCAGCTGTGA
- a CDS encoding IucA/IucC family siderophore biosynthesis protein, giving the protein MPKYPASHESAEPQSLLRTPELNRVVWDRAAARLLAKMLGEFAYEEIIEPVQRPGGHDTYTLPLDDGGFLSFRARRGVYGSWRITPESIRLGEEPSGTGACGAPDTRTRPFRDPLHFLARARGLLRLDGATLGHLIRELTTTLSADARLDHTALTAAHLADLDYAALEGHQTGHPWLVANKGRLGFSTVDAAGFTPEARRAVRLPWIAVSTRIAGYRGVTRLATPERLYSEELDAPVRASFAAELTSRGLDPEGYLYLPVHPWQWNEWIAPLFAPAIACGDIVALHADGDARLPQQSIRTFSNIGRPDRHTVKLPLSILNTLVWRGLPTERTLAAPAVTAWVQGLCETDPFLRDTCRVILLGEVASVAVEHPLYDHLPEVPYQFKEILGAIWREPLPPRLAPGERARTLASLLHTDPHGRSFTAELVDRSGLTPTVWLTRLFSALVPPLLHFLYRYGTVFSPHGENAIVVFDDHDVPVRLAIKDFVDDVNVSAQPLPEHDSMPEDVRRVLLTEEPSFLTQFIHSGLFVGVFRYLSPLCEEQLGVPEDEFWSLVRAEILRHHARFPELKDRFETFDMLTPQIERLCLNRNRLHVDGYRDRPQRPHAAIHGTVPNPLHPTACGRE; this is encoded by the coding sequence GTGCCGAAATACCCTGCGAGCCATGAATCAGCCGAGCCCCAGAGCCTGCTCAGGACCCCCGAGCTGAACCGGGTGGTCTGGGACCGGGCCGCGGCCCGGCTGCTGGCCAAGATGCTCGGCGAGTTCGCCTACGAAGAGATCATCGAACCGGTTCAACGGCCCGGCGGCCACGACACCTACACCCTCCCGCTCGACGACGGCGGATTCCTGAGCTTCCGGGCCAGGCGCGGTGTCTACGGCAGCTGGCGCATCACACCCGAGTCGATCCGGCTGGGCGAGGAACCGTCCGGGACCGGGGCGTGCGGCGCCCCGGACACCCGGACGCGGCCGTTCCGCGACCCCCTGCACTTCCTCGCCCGCGCCCGCGGCCTCCTCCGGCTCGACGGCGCCACCCTGGGCCATCTCATCCGCGAGCTCACCACCACGCTGTCGGCCGACGCCCGCCTCGATCACACCGCGCTCACCGCGGCACACCTGGCCGACCTCGACTACGCCGCACTCGAAGGGCACCAGACCGGGCACCCGTGGCTGGTGGCCAACAAGGGGCGGCTCGGATTCTCCACCGTGGACGCCGCCGGGTTCACCCCGGAAGCCCGCAGAGCCGTCCGACTGCCATGGATCGCCGTCAGCACACGGATCGCCGGATATCGCGGAGTGACCCGGCTGGCCACGCCCGAGCGCCTGTACTCCGAGGAACTCGACGCCCCGGTCCGCGCGTCCTTCGCCGCCGAACTCACCTCACGCGGACTCGACCCCGAGGGGTACCTCTACCTTCCCGTGCACCCCTGGCAGTGGAACGAGTGGATCGCCCCGCTCTTCGCGCCGGCCATCGCCTGCGGGGACATCGTCGCGCTGCACGCGGACGGCGACGCGCGTCTGCCGCAGCAGTCCATCCGCACGTTCTCCAATATCGGCCGGCCCGACCGGCACACGGTCAAACTGCCGCTGTCGATCCTCAACACCCTTGTATGGCGCGGTCTGCCCACCGAGCGCACCCTCGCCGCTCCGGCCGTCACCGCATGGGTCCAGGGCCTGTGCGAGACCGACCCGTTCCTGCGTGACACCTGCCGGGTCATCCTCCTCGGCGAGGTCGCCTCGGTGGCCGTCGAACATCCGCTGTACGACCATCTTCCCGAGGTGCCCTACCAGTTCAAGGAGATCCTCGGCGCGATCTGGCGGGAGCCCCTGCCTCCCCGTCTGGCACCGGGCGAACGGGCCCGCACCCTGGCGTCACTGCTGCACACGGACCCGCACGGCCGCTCGTTCACGGCCGAACTGGTCGACCGGTCCGGGCTGACACCCACCGTGTGGCTCACCCGCCTCTTCTCCGCCCTGGTGCCGCCGCTGCTGCACTTCCTCTACCGCTACGGAACGGTGTTCTCCCCGCACGGCGAGAACGCCATCGTGGTCTTCGACGACCACGACGTCCCCGTACGTCTGGCGATCAAGGACTTCGTCGATGACGTCAATGTGAGCGCCCAGCCGCTGCCGGAGCACGATTCGATGCCCGAGGACGTACGGCGGGTCCTGCTGACCGAGGAACCCTCCTTCCTGACCCAGTTCATCCACTCCGGCCTCTTCGTCGGGGTCTTCCGCTATCTGTCGCCGCTGTGCGAGGAGCAGCTCGGTGTGCCGGAGGACGAATTCTGGTCACTCGTCCGGGCGGAGATCCTGCGCCATCACGCACGGTTCCCCGAGCTCAAGGACCGGTTCGAGACGTTCGACATGCTCACCCCGCAGATCGAACGCCTCTGTCTCAACCGTAACCGTCTGCATGTGGACGGTTACCGGGACCGGCCCCAGCGTCCGCACGCCGCCATCCACGGCACCGTTCCCAACCCGCTCCACCCCACGGCGTGCGGCCGGGAGTGA
- a CDS encoding ATP-dependent DNA helicase: MTKPSLPELLHAAVTAVGGSERPGQATMAAAVAEAVDDQSHLLVQAGTGTGKSLGYLVPALAHGGRVVVATATLALQRQLVERDLPRTVDALHPLLRRRPQFAMLKGRSNYLCLHRLHEGVPQDEEEGLFDQFEAAAPSSKLGQDLLRMRDWSDETETGDRDDLTPGVSDRAWAQISVSSRECLGATKCAYGAECFAEMARERAKLADVVVTNHALLAIDAIEGAPVLPQHEVLIVDEAHELVSRVTGVATGELTPGQVNRAVRRAAKLVNEKAADALQTASEGFERVMELALPGRLEEVPEDLGYALMTLRDAARTVISALGATRDKSVQDEDAVRKQAMASVESIHSVAERITQGSEYDVVWYERHDRFGASVRVAPLSVSGLLREKLFTERSVVLTSATLKLGGDFNGVGASLGLAPEGTAGDDFPQWKGLDVGSPFDYPKQGILYVARHLATPGREGSRTDMLEELAELVEAAGGRTLGLFSSMRAAQAAAEELRGRLDKPILLQGEETLGELIKNFAADPETCLFGTLSLWQGVDVPGPSCQLVIMDRIPFPRPDDPLMSARQKAVEEAGGNGFMAVAATHAALLMAQGAGRLVRATGDKGVVAVLDPRLANARYGSYLRASLPDFWYTTDRNQARRSLAAIDAAAKTDGR; this comes from the coding sequence ATGACGAAGCCATCTCTCCCCGAGCTCCTCCATGCCGCCGTCACCGCTGTCGGCGGTTCGGAAAGGCCCGGCCAGGCCACGATGGCCGCCGCCGTCGCCGAGGCCGTGGACGACCAATCCCATCTGCTCGTCCAGGCCGGCACCGGTACGGGCAAGTCCCTCGGCTATCTGGTGCCCGCCCTGGCCCACGGAGGGCGTGTCGTGGTGGCCACCGCGACGCTCGCGCTCCAGCGCCAGCTCGTGGAGCGGGACCTGCCGCGCACGGTCGACGCGCTGCACCCGCTGCTGCGCCGACGGCCCCAGTTCGCGATGCTCAAGGGGCGGTCGAACTACCTCTGTCTGCACCGGCTCCACGAAGGGGTCCCGCAGGACGAGGAGGAGGGGCTCTTCGACCAGTTCGAGGCGGCGGCGCCCTCCAGCAAGCTCGGCCAGGACCTGCTGCGGATGCGTGACTGGTCCGACGAGACGGAGACCGGCGACCGGGACGATCTCACCCCCGGGGTCTCCGACCGCGCCTGGGCGCAGATCTCCGTCTCCTCGCGCGAGTGCCTGGGAGCGACGAAGTGCGCGTACGGCGCGGAGTGCTTCGCGGAGATGGCCCGGGAGCGCGCCAAGCTCGCCGATGTGGTCGTCACCAACCACGCCCTGCTGGCCATCGACGCCATCGAAGGTGCCCCGGTGCTCCCGCAGCACGAGGTGCTGATCGTCGACGAGGCCCATGAGCTGGTCTCCCGGGTCACCGGTGTGGCCACCGGTGAGCTCACCCCGGGCCAGGTGAACCGCGCGGTCCGCCGAGCCGCGAAGCTCGTCAACGAGAAGGCCGCCGACGCGTTGCAGACCGCGTCGGAGGGTTTCGAGCGGGTGATGGAGCTGGCGCTGCCCGGCCGTCTGGAGGAGGTGCCCGAGGACCTCGGCTACGCCCTGATGACGCTGCGCGACGCCGCGCGCACGGTGATCTCCGCCCTGGGCGCGACCCGGGACAAGTCGGTCCAGGACGAGGACGCCGTCCGTAAGCAGGCCATGGCCTCGGTCGAATCGATCCACAGTGTCGCCGAGCGCATCACCCAGGGCTCGGAGTACGACGTCGTCTGGTACGAGCGGCACGACCGCTTCGGGGCATCCGTGCGCGTGGCCCCGCTCTCCGTCTCCGGTCTGCTGCGCGAGAAGCTGTTCACCGAGCGCTCCGTGGTCCTGACCTCGGCCACGCTGAAGCTGGGTGGGGACTTCAACGGGGTGGGCGCCTCGCTGGGACTCGCCCCGGAAGGCACGGCGGGCGACGACTTCCCGCAGTGGAAGGGGCTGGACGTCGGGTCACCGTTCGACTACCCGAAGCAGGGCATTCTGTACGTCGCCCGGCATCTGGCCACACCGGGACGGGAGGGGTCGCGTACGGACATGCTGGAGGAGCTCGCCGAGCTGGTGGAGGCGGCGGGCGGACGCACCCTGGGGCTGTTCTCCTCGATGCGTGCGGCCCAGGCGGCGGCCGAGGAGCTGCGTGGCCGGCTGGACAAGCCGATCCTGTTGCAGGGCGAGGAGACGCTCGGTGAGCTGATCAAGAACTTCGCCGCCGATCCGGAGACCTGTCTCTTCGGCACGCTCTCGCTCTGGCAGGGCGTCGATGTGCCGGGGCCGAGCTGTCAGCTCGTGATCATGGACCGGATCCCGTTCCCGCGGCCCGACGATCCGCTGATGAGTGCGCGCCAGAAAGCGGTGGAGGAGGCGGGTGGCAATGGGTTCATGGCCGTGGCGGCGACGCATGCCGCTCTGCTGATGGCCCAGGGCGCCGGCCGGCTCGTACGGGCCACGGGCGACAAGGGTGTCGTTGCCGTGCTCGATCCCAGGCTGGCCAATGCCCGGTACGGAAGCTATCTGCGCGCTTCGCTGCCCGACTTCTGGTACACCACGGACCGTAACCAGGCGCGACGCTCACTGGCCGCGATCGATGCGGCCGCCAAGACGGACGGCAGGTGA
- the lexA gene encoding transcriptional repressor LexA, translated as MTTTADSATITAQDHRSQSRLEPVHAMNDSVMNTEGPEPARPARSLPGRPPGIRADSSGLTDRQRRVIEVIRDSVQRRGYPPSMREIGQAVGLSSTSSVAHQLMALERKGFLRRDPHRPRAYEVRGSDQPSTQPTDTTGKPAASYVPLVGRIAAGGPILAEESVEDVFPLPRQLVGDGELFVLKVVGDSMIEAAICDGDWVTVRRQPVAENGDIVAAMLDGEATVKRFRREDGHVWLLPHNSAYQPIPGDEATILGKVVAVLRRV; from the coding sequence GTGACCACCACCGCAGACAGTGCCACCATCACTGCCCAGGACCACCGCTCCCAGAGCCGACTTGAGCCGGTGCATGCAATGAATGACTCAGTCATGAACACGGAGGGGCCGGAGCCCGCGCGCCCCGCGCGCTCATTGCCCGGCCGGCCCCCAGGAATCCGAGCGGACAGTTCGGGACTGACCGACCGGCAGCGGCGGGTGATCGAGGTCATTCGCGATTCCGTCCAGCGCCGGGGATATCCGCCCTCCATGCGGGAAATCGGTCAGGCAGTGGGTCTGTCCAGCACCTCGTCCGTCGCCCATCAGCTGATGGCCCTGGAGCGCAAGGGCTTCCTCCGGCGGGACCCGCACCGCCCGCGCGCCTACGAGGTCCGCGGCTCCGACCAGCCCAGCACCCAGCCCACGGACACGACGGGCAAGCCCGCCGCTTCGTACGTACCCCTGGTGGGACGGATCGCCGCCGGTGGACCGATCCTCGCCGAGGAGTCCGTCGAGGACGTCTTCCCCCTCCCCCGCCAGCTGGTGGGTGACGGCGAGCTGTTCGTCCTGAAGGTCGTCGGTGACTCGATGATCGAAGCGGCTATCTGTGACGGCGACTGGGTGACCGTGCGCCGTCAGCCCGTCGCCGAGAACGGGGACATCGTGGCCGCGATGCTGGACGGCGAAGCGACCGTCAAGCGCTTCCGGCGCGAGGACGGCCACGTCTGGCTGCTCCCGCACAACTCCGCGTACCAGCCGATCCCCGGCGACGAGGCGACCATTCTCGGCAAGGTCGTCGCGGTGCTGCGGCGGGTGTGA
- the nrdR gene encoding transcriptional regulator NrdR, with protein sequence MHCPFCRHPDSRVVDSRTTDDGTSIRRRRQCPDCSRRFTTVETCSLMVVKRSGVTEPFSRTKVISGVRKACQGRPVTEDALAKLGQRVEEAVRATGSAELTTHDVGLAILGPLRELDLVAYLRFASVYRAFDSLEDFEAAIVELRERRPLVEDCGSRETVEVPAPAIAAD encoded by the coding sequence ATGCACTGCCCCTTCTGCAGGCACCCCGACAGCCGGGTCGTCGACAGTCGCACCACCGACGACGGCACGTCGATCCGCCGTCGCCGTCAGTGCCCGGACTGCTCCCGCCGTTTCACCACGGTGGAGACGTGCTCGCTGATGGTGGTCAAGCGCAGTGGCGTGACCGAGCCCTTCAGTCGCACCAAGGTCATCTCGGGCGTCCGCAAGGCATGCCAGGGGCGGCCCGTCACGGAGGACGCCCTCGCCAAGCTCGGTCAGCGGGTCGAGGAGGCGGTGCGTGCCACCGGCAGCGCCGAGCTGACCACCCATGACGTGGGTCTGGCCATACTCGGCCCCCTGCGGGAACTCGACCTCGTCGCCTACCTGCGCTTCGCGTCCGTGTACCGGGCGTTCGACTCACTCGAAGACTTCGAGGCCGCCATCGTGGAACTGCGCGAGCGGCGGCCCCTCGTGGAGGACTGCGGGAGCCGGGAGACCGTCGAGGTCCCGGCACCCGCCATCGCCGCCGACTGA